The Oryzias latipes chromosome 9, ASM223467v1 region TGCCCATTTGATTTAATTCAACACAATTGAAATGTAAAATCTCCTGAGATGGTTTTCTTCCTCGTCTGACAGCCGTGCTTGTTTTGGGGCCTTTTTTTATTCCACCCAGTCTCCACCAATTCCTCTCCATTTGGCTCTAAACTCTCTCAGCTTTATGAAGGCTGACTGCTGCTTTCCTCTCTGAGGCTGTTTCATCTACATCTGTTGCCCTCCCACCGCCCCCTTCCTTCTGTTTCACACTTTTGTGTCAGCCCCCAGTAAGTTTTCTGCTGACACCACTGATTCACAGATCCTCGTTGTGTGTTTATGCATCAGCCGTTTTACTCCTAAGATGCACCACTGCCACCACCTGAGGGACAATCAAGACCACCACTTAACAACCTCAGTGCTCTTGGCAGACTTCTGAGTGCGGGTCGATCTGCTGCTCTTTCCTGGACaattatcaaagcaatgaaattGGCTGGTGATGTGGAGCTATGCAAATTAAACCCAGGGGAGCTGGAGATGGGTTTGAGTCAAAGTACCTGCTTTTATCCTCATTTCTCCTGCTGTGCTGAAGAGGAAGAGCTCAATAAAAATCAATAGGGAACAAACAAGTGGTGGATGGAGATCTGTCCTCTGAGATGGTTCTGTTTCTGCCGGGTGTTTTCTAATAGGCTGTAAGGATTCAGAAGAAAAACCACAGACGACCTCAAAACTGTCAGGATTTGTGCAAAGACCATCAAATGGCAATATAAGACGTTAAActagaaacaaaaaaggtgacaaAGATGAAAGATTATCTCTGGCAGTGTTTACATCATTTAATCCATCAttcagcaaataaaaaatattaacatttaaaGATGTAGTTGATCAAGGTATTTTAGGAGTAATGCATGAAGCACATCAGAATAATCTGCCACATACAAAGAAGATTTAAAAGGATATTAGACTTTAACattgccaaagttcagataaaaaaatatgtttcaatTCAAGAAGTCAAGATATAAAACAATCTAAAAACAATACAAGAAACTAAATTGCTGGAAAATAATTGCAACTAAAATACAATCAATCAACCTTGTTGATTAATTCCAGGTACCCAAATTTACAAATAAGATCCAAACCTGCCAGTGTCTGTGTACTATTACATGTAATTCTTCTTTGTAAACCACAAGCAGGCGTGTGTATGTTTAGATACAtacctttttaaatatatttgtcactcttttttttttccaagaatgTAAAAGGGGCAGAAAACCAGTTTTATTCTTCTGTTCCCTTTCATTTCCCAGGTATAAGATcgtttttatgaaaatgaaaagaaataaagggaaaaacatcttttcaacataaaaagttgaaaaaaatattgatttatttcttatttgttttacaaatgttacTGTGCTTCCCCAGTTTCCATATACTGTGAGCCAAGATTTACTCAAGTGAATAATTCTTTCTAAGCTGCAATAATAGCTAATGCTTGTAAACTGAGGAAGTTGGAAGGTTGATGTTTTGGCAAGATAATGAATAGCACTGAGTAAAAACCCACAATAAAACTAGATTGCTCCTCGAGGAAGCGCCTCCCCCAGTGTTGCAACAGTCATTAGCAGCTCATATCCACTCAGGGCGACAGGTCTGTCTGCCTGTGTTTTTAGATGTCAAAAGAAACCAACAGCCCCCATTTTCATGCTGCTTAAGGCCTATTGACATGGAGAATGAGGGCTGTCCAGCTCTTTATGTGCCTGTAGGTAAACCCCAGCATGTGAGCCGGAGTCACAGTAACACACCGTCTTTAATGCATGCTGGGCTTGTTAAGACCCGAGTGGCCCCCAATTTGTGGAAATACAAACAAAACTCTTCAGGAGTCGTGATTGTCATGCCAGTCTGCGTCTCACTACAACAAAatgtatataataaaatataatattcttcacttgaaaaattaaatacgtGTGGTCCAAATAACAGAGAAAATGTGTGAACCATATTCCTGAGAGGGTAACATAATAAATACTCCCATGTAAGCAGAAAATAAccttcatgtttttattattttcacatcacaattcacacagacatacattgcaccttttttctctttacaaaaatatttttttttgctgagagGTAAgacgaaataaaaaataaatagacaatTATAAAACAATGAGTTTTGCACAGGTTATCTTAAATCAGCATAAAGGAAATCATCCTGCTCTCAGTCGTGTTTGGACATGCACTCCCAGACATGAGAGCACTGCTTCATCCAGAGTCTCAACACTGTTAACTTCACCAGCAGGAATAAGAGAACAGTGGGTATTGACTCCACTCTGCTACATTGCCATGGTGATAGCCGTGGTGCACAGCTTGTGAGCTGTAGTCAGCAGTCAGATGGGGAGGAGGGGGATACTGAGCTGGTCCGGGGCCGCCCCACTGGCCGAGCGGCTGCTCTGAACCGTAGGGGCTGTAAATGTGGTGTCCAATCACCCCTGGCTTGCTGGCCTGGCCCACAGTCATGTTGAGCACCCCAGTATAATCCTGAGGGCCTGGGAGGTGGTGTTGAGGGGCGCAGTGAGAGGGACCGGCTTCATGCACGCGAGACTTTGAGGACTGGTGGTCAGGGACAGTGGCGACGTCAGGAGCCCTGGGTCCAAAGCTGTTTCTTCCTGATCTGCTGCCTGAGCTgggggaggaggatggagaTTTCCCATACTCATGCACCCTAGGGAGCGAGAAGAGGATTTAGCCCCCTTTGATTCAACACAACACTACTTCATTCCATTCAGCAGGACTCACCTGCAGGCCTGGAAGGAAGCTGGAGCAGGAACAAGCTGCTCATTGCTGTACATGTCTCTTGCATCCACACACACGGGAGAGTCTGTCCTCATAATCTGCTCCCTCTCAGCCCCCCATGGTGAGTAACGCTCCTCCTTAACATCCTCCTCCTTCCTTTTGGACTGATCTTCTCCATCATAACTGTCATAGGACGACGTACAGAAATCTGAAAGAGCTCAAATGATTAGATAAGCTCAAGAACGGGCAAAATGACATAGAAACGAGAAGCAGTCACCTGGTGAGCTGTCCTGCTTGGAATCATTGTTTGAAAtctctgtcctcttttctcttttatcCGAACAGGTGAGATGTTTGTTTGCACGTCTGCAAAGGCAACACTTTTAATCTCCAAATTCAGCATTGCCTTTATTATAActggtttaaaaacaaacctctttttGTTGGTTCCCTCATCTCTGAAACCCTTTGCAAAGGGGTTATGATCAATCTTCAGTTTGGTAAtctgaaagaagaagaaaaacttttatttatcccaAGGGTTGTGTGATGAAAAGATTGCATGGGCTGGCTGCGGCTGAACCCTACTTTGGTGTTCTGGTAGGCGGTAACTGCAGTGAAGGACGTCTCTGGGAAGGTGAACATTTGGAAGACACTCCAGCGGACACTGAACAGGTCATCTGCCTGGACGACGTGGAAGCGTGGATGGTATCGATGCATCGAGTGCAAAATGATCTGCAGATATTGAAGGCACAGAGGCTTCCATCTCACACGCCCGTTTCTGCAGAAAGCACCACCATAATTTCTCATCAATACTTACATGACCGTGCTGGTCGAGCGTGTTATTGGTGAGCTTCAGCTTAAGAAAGGAGATGCTCTGCTTCATCCAGTGGCTCCCAGGAGCTGGGGAGTCTGGGTGGACGTAGGTCCTGCAGGGAGGTTGAGGCTCTGCTTTTCCTGCCACCTCCCATTTATCTTTGTTCCACTGTAGGGATGATGCAGATAGTGGACCTCAAAAAAACATATAATCCACACAAGAAAGCTGATCTTTCTTTATTTCCCACGACAGAGTGGGAAGCGATGGCTGACCCTTACCACCCACAGAGACAGGGGGGCAGTGCTGTGGGCTCTCAGCAGGGAACAGAAAAACAGGATGAGATAACAGCCTTTGAAGTACGACGTCAGGGAAGAGGGGAAGGAGGAGGATACTTACTGAAGAACATCTATCTATGCTTTACATTCTGCAAGTCAGAGAAGAGGCTCAGATGCAGCTGATAAGACTTACTTTGTAGCGAAAGCCATCCTCAGGGACCATATCAACCAGCAAGATGTACTTGGCGCATGGAATGAGGCCTGAAAGGCTAACTTTACAGTGTGGAAACATCCTcctggaaacagaaacaaacatgtcGGACACAGAAGGGATCACCTGCAAATGATTGGAGCTGCAATGTTTTGTCTCACCTGCCTGGCTTTGTGATAATCATTTCAGTTCCAATTTCATGGAATGTTCTCCAGAGGTTGGGATCCTCCAGAGTCATCCTGATGTTACCCTGAAGATAAGCATCAGGGGCTCCAGTGATGGCAGTGGGAGGAGGGCCACTGAAGTTGGACTTCAGCTCTGggggagaataaaaaaaagggtcaaatGTTAATGTAAAAGAATGAAGCATTTAAGTGATTCAATCTTTAATCCTCTTCTGCTGGTTCTCACCTCTGATGGACTGCATTCTTCActtgcagcagcagctctggctGAGAAAGCTCTCTCATGAAAACTCAATGTGTAATCCGTGGGCCAGACAAATTCCAAAATGTGACAGAGGCCTGCCTcaagtgtgaaagaaaaatcctgcaaaCCCCTGAGGTCAGTCCTGCTGGTCTTGATCATTCAGAAATGAAGCTGTAGAAGAGGTGGACGACGACTTTTAAGGGGAACCTTTGAGTTGGGCGGGCCATGGGGGCCATTCCCACACTTTGAAGTGACACGGTGATGAGCCAGTGGCCCTCTGTGATTGGAGGGTGCTAAAATCAAAGAGACTTAACAGAGTCTTGATACCGTCCCCACAGGAAGGGGGACTAAGGAAATGCATCTTTATTAACTGCTAAGagactttaaaacaaatatggaTGCACTCCCTTCTGCAGATCAAGTCTTGTGGCACCACAAGCCAAATATCCTTGACACACGCATAAGCATGTGCAAAAACATCACTCAGTGTGTTTGTGCAATGTGGTAAACCCTGAAATGACTGCTTCGATACATCTGAGAGTAAATGATGTggaaatgtagtttaaaaaaactcttattttgtTAAAAGTAGCATCCTTTCACTATAAACTGGTTCAGCTTtctaaaatgttcagctttttctgtcaaatgGGTGAGAAACTTTGTGTAAACCCATAATGGTTTGATCATATCAAGTCTTGTGTGGCTAACTTTTCACCTGAGGGCATGGTTCTGAGGCCTGCAGGGAGTGTTGTGTATTAGAGTGTCTAGACAAACCCACTCTGACAGTTAATCTCATTAGGCTTGTTTCCCCTTGAAGAGGCCAGTTTCTCTATGTGGAGAAAGTCCTCGTCTATAGGCAGGCAATTAACAACCAATTAGCACCAAAAGCCCAAGTCAGTCATGAATGGGACAAGAGGACAAGCAGACCGTCCTCCTTGCTGTTGACATTCAGAGAAAAATCCACGGCTGTCACACTGCCAGTGCCTAAGAAACTTAAGAGGACAGATCTccagaaaagaataaatatttttctgtttattataAATTCAGATACCGGTCACATCTCCTTCATCTTCCTTTCTACCATGGACACATCAACGAGTATGCAAAACAGCACTTTCAAAAGCAGAAAGAGAAGAGGTCGTTACAAACTTCTCAGCAGAATTAAATGCACTTAAAGAGCAACAAAAAGACTCCCCAGAGAATTTATTGACAAGACAGTCAAAATCGAAAGAAAAGGTGATGTTCAGCTTGTAATGATGCACTTAAAAGATGCACATAAACCCCTGTGTAGGGGAAGGGCCCTGAGCTCCTCCTGCTGTAGAATGGCGGCCCAACAAAGGCCTGGAAGTGTGGTGTGTTGTCGTTGTTCACGtgtgtaaccagatgcttcTGGGGAGTTGTTGCTCACAGGTATAGTGTCATTCCCCTCACTTTTGTCTCAAATTGATCTAATGTGTTTGAAGATATTTGTCCCACACATGTCAGAAAGTGCCATGTACAATTTGAATGTGACAGTTGGGACAGGAGAAGGCCTTGCTCCAAGGGTGGTGTGCACATGGAGAAGTCCCAGACAGGATCTGGAGGTTGATTCGGTTGACCAAACCCCAAATTTCCGACTTCATTTGGTGAGTTTGAGTGATGAACAGAAGATCTGAGCATGTTGAAATTTGCAGAGTAAAGACACATCACAGATTTAAAGCAGGGAAGGTTTTTCCTGCTTCTCCATTATTTTAATCCAGAGGAAGGAACGGGAAGCAAGTTGAATCCTCACCTCTGAGATCAGCTTCTATGAAACAAAGATGTGATTACCGGTATAGTCAGTTACATTTGTtgctaaacataaaaaatgattttttgtctcttttaaaCATCGCACAAACATTGAACGTGAGAAAATTATGTCATTAATTATGTCATTAAGCCTCCATTCTTTCTTTTGACTCATCTGTTGCTGCGACAGCCTTTCTTACTGTGGCACCCCAATCTGTAACGCACTTACTGAGCATATTACTACATCACCTTCATTTCTGATTAGAAGACCCCTATCTTAAATCTTAAATTTTAACGCTATTTtagctttttgttattttatgttgGGTTgagccctgtgacagactggcgaccggtccaggatgtcctctgccttcacccacgagtggccgggatgggCTCCT contains the following coding sequences:
- the LOC101163256 gene encoding T-box-containing protein TBX6L — translated: MQSIRELKSNFSGPPPTAITGAPDAYLQGNIRMTLEDPNLWRTFHEIGTEMIITKPGRRMFPHCKVSLSGLIPCAKYILLVDMVPEDGFRYKWNKDKWEVAGKAEPQPPCRTYVHPDSPAPGSHWMKQSISFLKLKLTNNTLDQHGHIILHSMHRYHPRFHVVQADDLFSVRWSVFQMFTFPETSFTAVTAYQNTKITKLKIDHNPFAKGFRDEGTNKKRRANKHLTCSDKREKRTEISNNDSKQDSSPDFCTSSYDSYDGEDQSKRKEEDVKEERYSPWGAEREQIMRTDSPVCVDARDMYSNEQLVPAPASFQACRVHEYGKSPSSSPSSGSRSGRNSFGPRAPDVATVPDHQSSKSRVHEAGPSHCAPQHHLPGPQDYTGVLNMTVGQASKPGVIGHHIYSPYGSEQPLGQWGGPGPAQYPPPPHLTADYSSQAVHHGYHHGNVAEWSQYPLFSYSCW